From one Bacillus sp. FJAT-42376 genomic stretch:
- a CDS encoding iron-siderophore ABC transporter substrate-binding protein, giving the protein MRNTYKKSWLSAAALLLSLTLLLAACGGKTETKKEEANPEEAYQIKHAMGEAKIPKKPERVVVLTNEGTEAVLAMGVKPVGAVQSWLGDPWYDHIKKDMKDVKTVGTESEVNLEAIAALKPDLIIGNKMRQEAVYEKLNAIAPTVFSETLRGDWKENFSLYSKALDREEEGKKVIGDFDKRIDSIKEQAGDKLSQKVSVVRFMAGKTRVYYDDSFSGVIFKQLGIKHPEGTDKLFAADQKDQFMREVGKEAIPQMDGDMIFYFTYAPPGDTEAVKTEEEFTKDPLWQNLNAVKNNKVYKVDDAIWNTAGGVMAANKMLDEVEKYIVQK; this is encoded by the coding sequence ATGAGAAATACATATAAGAAGTCATGGTTAAGCGCAGCCGCCTTGCTCCTTAGCCTTACCCTTCTGCTCGCGGCATGCGGCGGCAAAACGGAAACTAAAAAGGAAGAGGCAAATCCGGAAGAGGCTTATCAAATAAAGCATGCGATGGGCGAAGCAAAAATTCCGAAAAAGCCTGAACGGGTAGTCGTGCTAACAAATGAGGGAACGGAAGCGGTACTGGCAATGGGAGTTAAGCCTGTCGGAGCTGTTCAATCTTGGCTCGGTGATCCATGGTATGACCATATTAAGAAAGACATGAAAGACGTAAAAACAGTGGGTACAGAGAGCGAAGTCAATTTAGAAGCGATTGCTGCCCTTAAGCCTGATTTGATTATAGGGAACAAAATGCGCCAGGAAGCGGTCTACGAAAAATTAAACGCAATCGCTCCAACGGTATTTTCTGAAACGCTGCGCGGCGACTGGAAAGAAAACTTTTCCCTCTATTCAAAAGCATTAGACCGTGAAGAAGAAGGAAAAAAAGTCATTGGTGATTTTGATAAGAGAATTGACTCGATTAAAGAACAAGCCGGGGACAAGCTTTCACAAAAAGTTTCCGTTGTCCGTTTTATGGCCGGTAAAACCCGTGTGTATTACGATGATTCATTCTCAGGGGTTATCTTTAAACAGCTTGGGATTAAGCATCCGGAAGGAACAGATAAATTGTTTGCTGCAGACCAAAAAGATCAATTCATGAGAGAAGTTGGGAAAGAAGCCATTCCTCAAATGGATGGAGACATGATCTTCTACTTCACTTATGCTCCACCAGGAGATACAGAGGCAGTGAAAACAGAAGAAGAATTTACGAAAGATCCTTTATGGCAAAACCTTAACGCTGTGAAAAACAATAAAGTTTATAAAGTGGATGATGCCATTTGGAACACAGCAGGCGGCGTTATGGCTGCCAATAAGATGCTCGATGAAGTTGAAAAATACATCGTTCAAAAATAA
- a CDS encoding TrkH family potassium uptake protein encodes MPKVIKLKPSQLLVLTFAIGIIAGTCLLKLPISTTNGISWVDSLFVTTSAMTVTGLSSVDPSQAFTMFGQTVIALLIQLGGLGIMSFAVLIYLMLGRKVGIKDRIVMQQALNQTNIGGVIRLVKYMFIFAFGIELFAMIFLSFVWVPEFGWGKGLFYSFFHAISAFNNAGFGLFSNNLMDYVGNPIVNIVISLLFIIGGIGFTVLVDIWQKKKFKKFSLHTKIMLVATLIINLVSMLILFVLEYGNPGTLGGLSLGDKLWASWFQAVSPRTAGFNTLDIGAMHEASLFYIIILMFIGAGSASTGGGIKLTTAMVILLATLTFLKGKKEINLGRRALDSGYIVRALSISIVSILFIIGAVFLMTITENESFLEILFEVVSAFGTVGLSMGVTAKFTAFGKIVLVFIMFLGKLGPLTLIYSLATPSGKQMVRYPKEDILTG; translated from the coding sequence ATGCCGAAAGTTATCAAGCTTAAACCGTCACAGCTGCTTGTCCTGACATTTGCTATTGGCATTATAGCGGGAACATGTCTGTTAAAGCTGCCGATTTCCACAACGAATGGAATTTCCTGGGTGGATTCGCTATTTGTCACAACGTCCGCAATGACGGTAACAGGGCTCTCATCCGTCGATCCAAGTCAAGCTTTTACGATGTTCGGCCAAACGGTTATTGCCCTGTTAATTCAGCTTGGAGGACTTGGAATTATGTCCTTCGCTGTCCTCATTTATTTGATGCTCGGCAGAAAAGTCGGAATTAAAGACCGGATTGTGATGCAGCAGGCATTAAATCAAACGAATATTGGCGGAGTAATCAGGCTCGTTAAATATATGTTTATATTCGCATTCGGAATTGAGCTTTTTGCCATGATTTTCTTATCTTTTGTCTGGGTTCCTGAGTTTGGCTGGGGGAAAGGACTGTTTTATAGCTTCTTTCACGCAATTTCAGCCTTTAACAATGCAGGATTCGGGCTTTTTTCTAATAATTTAATGGACTATGTGGGAAATCCCATTGTAAATATCGTCATCAGCTTGCTTTTCATCATTGGAGGAATCGGATTCACGGTTTTGGTCGATATATGGCAGAAGAAAAAATTTAAAAAATTCAGTCTGCATACCAAAATTATGCTGGTCGCCACGCTCATTATTAACCTTGTATCCATGCTGATTCTCTTTGTCCTGGAGTATGGAAACCCCGGTACGTTAGGGGGACTTTCTTTAGGGGATAAATTATGGGCATCCTGGTTCCAGGCTGTTTCACCGCGTACGGCGGGGTTCAATACTCTTGATATCGGTGCCATGCATGAAGCATCGCTTTTCTACATTATTATTTTAATGTTTATCGGTGCCGGGAGTGCTTCAACAGGAGGGGGGATCAAGCTTACGACAGCGATGGTCATCCTTTTGGCAACCCTCACGTTTTTAAAAGGAAAAAAAGAGATTAACCTCGGCAGAAGGGCCCTTGACAGCGGCTACATTGTGAGAGCTTTATCCATCTCCATCGTATCGATTTTGTTTATAATAGGAGCCGTTTTTCTAATGACAATCACCGAAAATGAATCTTTTTTGGAAATCCTTTTTGAAGTCGTATCAGCTTTCGGCACTGTAGGGCTTTCTATGGGCGTTACAGCAAAATTTACAGCGTTTGGGAAAATTGTTCTCGTCTTCATCATGTTTCTTGGAAAACTAGGCCCGCTCACTCTCATTTACTCTCTTGCCACTCCATCCGGAAAACAAATGGTACGGTACCCGAAAGAGGATATATTAACAGGGTAA
- a CDS encoding IucA/IucC family C-terminal-domain containing protein — protein sequence MAKFLESELAELEKFRLGRKRWSSALSIEVEDLLAPESLKTYLDKVKPKIEAPDRKTAASMLLKRYGFLAALTLYSMTVFNKVPNVRPDNLSLETDDQDPLWLPSFHFHDLEASVPGETESREEWRSSVIQQLFAENIYPLIKTASRNTSISKWILWENVCIYVKWMYETLLASVPTGLNKDQIENDFQFTVAEAEGSLFGDYNQNPLKRYDGQMAIQPETGQEIRMRRTCCLFYLTSDRGARCKTCPVKCVKPPKGYGG from the coding sequence ATGGCTAAATTCCTGGAATCAGAATTGGCAGAACTTGAAAAATTCCGTCTGGGAAGGAAGCGGTGGTCATCGGCTCTTTCTATTGAAGTGGAAGATCTGCTGGCTCCTGAATCCTTAAAAACGTATCTGGACAAAGTGAAACCAAAGATTGAAGCTCCTGACCGGAAGACAGCTGCGTCCATGCTTTTGAAGCGTTATGGTTTTCTGGCAGCTTTAACGCTGTATTCCATGACGGTCTTTAATAAGGTTCCTAACGTGAGACCCGACAATTTATCCCTGGAAACGGATGACCAGGATCCATTATGGCTTCCATCCTTTCATTTTCATGATTTGGAAGCGTCCGTGCCGGGAGAAACTGAGAGCAGGGAAGAGTGGAGAAGCTCAGTCATCCAACAGCTTTTCGCAGAAAACATTTATCCGCTCATCAAAACAGCAAGCAGAAATACAAGTATTTCTAAATGGATTCTTTGGGAGAACGTCTGCATCTATGTTAAGTGGATGTATGAGACCCTTCTAGCATCCGTCCCTACAGGATTAAATAAAGACCAGATCGAAAACGACTTTCAATTTACAGTGGCGGAAGCAGAGGGGTCCCTCTTTGGAGATTACAACCAAAATCCATTGAAGCGATATGATGGACAAATGGCCATTCAGCCCGAGACAGGGCAGGAAATCAGAATGAGACGCACATGCTGTCTGTTTTATTTAACATCGGATCGCGGAGCCCGCTGCAAAACTTGTCCCGTTAAATGTGTTAAACCACCTAAAGGATACGGGGGATAA
- a CDS encoding ZIP family metal transporter, translating into MGQAALWGAFAGSSILIGALLGLLQRIPARMVGWIMSFGTGVLIGAASFDLLEESLDGGGILGTAIGFLGGALLFTICEVMIARKGGHQRKRSKENPENHSGVSIFIGTIIDAVPESVIIGVSILQQGSVSVLMVIAVFISNFPEGLSSTTGLVKDGYSKKKILFMWFTVVLLATISSLLGYSLLQNASPAFTASIGAFAAGGIIAMVASTMMPEAYEEGGPIVGMITSLGVLCSMILSQL; encoded by the coding sequence ATGGGGCAGGCAGCTTTATGGGGAGCTTTTGCAGGATCTTCCATCCTGATTGGCGCGCTGCTTGGATTGCTGCAGCGTATTCCGGCGAGAATGGTTGGCTGGATTATGTCATTTGGAACAGGAGTATTAATAGGAGCTGCATCATTTGATTTATTGGAAGAATCTTTAGACGGCGGCGGAATACTCGGTACAGCAATTGGTTTTCTTGGAGGCGCTCTGCTGTTTACGATCTGTGAAGTCATGATTGCTAGAAAAGGCGGCCATCAGCGGAAGAGATCAAAAGAAAACCCTGAAAATCATTCAGGCGTCTCTATTTTTATCGGAACCATCATTGATGCCGTTCCTGAATCTGTCATTATCGGTGTAAGCATTCTTCAGCAGGGTTCTGTGAGCGTCTTGATGGTTATCGCGGTTTTCATCAGTAACTTTCCTGAAGGTTTATCCAGTACAACAGGACTAGTGAAGGATGGGTATTCCAAAAAGAAAATTTTGTTTATGTGGTTTACTGTGGTCCTGCTGGCAACCATCAGTTCTCTTCTCGGCTACTCACTTCTCCAGAATGCCTCCCCTGCTTTCACTGCTTCAATAGGGGCATTTGCAGCCGGAGGAATCATTGCAATGGTCGCATCCACCATGATGCCGGAGGCCTATGAAGAAGGAGGTCCCATTGTCGGGATGATTACTTCTTTAGGTGTTCTCTGCTCCATGATCCTATCCCAGCTGTAA
- a CDS encoding ABC transporter ATP-binding protein → MSAIETKSLTLSYGDSIIIDELDLTLPKGEITVFIGSNGCGKSTLLRSLARLLKPSQGSVLLEGGSIAKLPTKEVAKKLAILPQGPAAPEGLSVLQLVKQGRYPYQNWLSQWSKEDEEAVYRALESTGMLDFADRPVDSLSGGQRQRAWIAMTLAQDTEIILLDEPTTYLDMTHQIEILDLLFELNERENRTIVMVLHDLNLACRYAHHLVAIKDRKIHDQGKPEEVISCSLVQDVFQMNCEVTVDPLFGTPLCIPHGRGRCILKEVSMKNG, encoded by the coding sequence ATGAGTGCAATTGAAACGAAATCCCTGACGCTTTCGTACGGGGATTCCATTATTATAGATGAATTGGATCTGACTCTTCCAAAAGGTGAAATTACCGTTTTTATTGGAAGCAACGGCTGCGGAAAATCGACCTTGCTCCGTTCACTTGCGAGACTCTTGAAACCAAGCCAGGGCTCTGTGCTTTTAGAGGGCGGCTCTATAGCAAAGCTGCCGACAAAAGAAGTAGCCAAAAAGCTTGCGATCCTTCCCCAGGGACCTGCGGCACCGGAAGGACTGTCTGTTCTTCAATTGGTCAAACAGGGACGCTATCCCTACCAAAATTGGCTGAGCCAGTGGTCAAAGGAAGATGAAGAGGCGGTCTACAGGGCCCTGGAATCAACAGGAATGCTGGATTTTGCAGACCGTCCTGTAGACTCATTGTCCGGAGGTCAGCGCCAGCGTGCATGGATTGCCATGACGCTTGCACAGGATACGGAAATTATTTTGCTGGATGAGCCTACGACTTATCTTGACATGACTCATCAAATAGAGATTCTTGATTTGCTTTTTGAGCTGAACGAACGTGAAAACCGCACAATTGTTATGGTTCTCCATGACCTGAATTTGGCGTGCCGGTATGCACATCATCTTGTTGCCATCAAAGACCGGAAGATCCATGATCAGGGAAAACCGGAAGAAGTAATCAGCTGCAGTCTTGTTCAGGACGTGTTCCAGATGAATTGCGAGGTCACTGTTGACCCGCTTTTCGGCACACCACTGTGCATCCCTCATGGCAGGGGACGCTGTATTCTGAAAGAAGTGAGCATGAAAAATGGCTAA
- a CDS encoding iron ABC transporter permease, with the protein MKTHWTVRLGKSISFLIDKKAFKVSLVLAALLLIAFFISTGAGEVMMNPLEVIQTLTGFGSEMNRLIISSFRMPRILIAILVGVCLAVAGGILQGIIRNPLASPDIIGITGGASFAVVTFLALFSDKNNALTVSIQWMPAAAFAGAVTVGFIVYALSWKGGSSSFRLVLVGIGFSMLAQSMTTMMMIKGPIYRASQANTWITGTVYGATWEQVKIMFPITAVLLIITVVAIRIINLQGLGDELGTGAGSAVQRNRMLLLLLSTALTGVSVAFAGGIGFVGLMAPHIARRLVGSSYGAMLPVSALAGAILVLIADLIGRTVFSPLEVPAGVFTAAIGAPYFIYLLYKTRNT; encoded by the coding sequence ATGAAGACACACTGGACAGTTCGACTTGGAAAATCCATCTCTTTTCTGATAGATAAAAAGGCGTTCAAAGTTTCTTTAGTTCTTGCAGCCCTTCTGCTGATTGCGTTTTTCATCAGCACCGGTGCAGGGGAAGTCATGATGAATCCTCTTGAAGTGATCCAAACCTTGACGGGATTTGGTTCGGAAATGAATCGGCTTATTATCTCTTCCTTCAGGATGCCGAGAATTTTAATCGCCATTCTGGTAGGAGTGTGCCTTGCTGTAGCCGGAGGAATTTTACAGGGGATCATCAGAAATCCGCTGGCATCCCCTGATATTATTGGAATAACAGGCGGGGCTTCATTTGCTGTTGTAACCTTTCTTGCTCTTTTCAGCGATAAAAATAATGCGCTGACGGTAAGCATTCAGTGGATGCCGGCTGCGGCTTTTGCCGGAGCGGTAACAGTAGGTTTTATCGTCTATGCGCTATCCTGGAAAGGCGGTTCTTCATCGTTTAGACTGGTTCTTGTAGGAATCGGGTTTTCAATGCTTGCACAGTCTATGACGACCATGATGATGATTAAAGGACCGATTTACCGTGCTTCCCAAGCGAATACATGGATTACCGGTACTGTTTACGGAGCAACGTGGGAGCAAGTGAAAATCATGTTTCCGATTACGGCTGTACTGCTTATTATTACCGTTGTGGCAATCCGGATCATTAACCTCCAAGGCTTGGGAGATGAACTTGGTACAGGAGCCGGCAGCGCCGTACAGAGAAACAGAATGCTGCTCCTTCTATTAAGTACAGCACTGACGGGCGTATCAGTAGCTTTTGCAGGAGGAATCGGCTTTGTCGGATTAATGGCTCCTCATATTGCACGGAGACTTGTCGGTTCATCCTACGGTGCAATGCTTCCTGTATCGGCACTGGCCGGTGCCATTCTTGTACTGATTGCTGACCTGATCGGAAGAACGGTATTTTCACCGCTTGAGGTTCCTGCAGGTGTATTTACTGCAGCAATCGGGGCGCCGTATTTTATTTACCTGCTGTATAAAACGAGAAATACGTAA
- a CDS encoding DedA family protein — translation MKDFIFTILQALADLGYFGIAIGLMIEIIPSEIVLGYGGYLISLDRIGFAGALAAGVIGGTLAQLFLYWLGYYGGRPLLEKYGKYLLIKKKHLDLSEQWFEKYGTGVIFSARFIPVVRHAISIPAGIAKMPAWKFTLFTVAAIIPWTVLFLYLGIQLGSNWMHIKEVAQPYMIPLIIIFILVIAVYLFAKSSKKRKTV, via the coding sequence ATGAAAGATTTCATTTTTACGATATTGCAGGCATTGGCTGATTTAGGTTATTTCGGAATTGCTATTGGATTAATGATTGAAATCATCCCCAGTGAAATTGTTCTTGGATATGGAGGATATTTAATTTCATTGGATCGAATAGGATTTGCAGGTGCACTGGCAGCGGGCGTAATTGGCGGAACGCTTGCTCAGCTTTTTCTGTACTGGCTTGGCTATTATGGAGGGCGGCCGCTTCTCGAGAAATACGGAAAGTATCTTTTGATTAAGAAAAAGCATCTTGATTTATCTGAACAGTGGTTTGAGAAATATGGAACAGGGGTTATTTTTTCAGCGCGCTTTATTCCCGTTGTAAGGCATGCTATTTCTATTCCTGCAGGGATTGCTAAAATGCCGGCATGGAAGTTTACCCTTTTTACTGTCGCCGCTATTATTCCATGGACAGTCCTTTTTCTCTATCTTGGAATACAGCTCGGCAGCAACTGGATGCACATCAAAGAAGTTGCCCAGCCTTATATGATTCCGCTCATCATCATTTTCATTCTGGTGATAGCAGTTTATCTCTTCGCGAAGAGTTCAAAGAAAAGGAAAACGGTTTAG
- a CDS encoding dicarboxylate/amino acid:cation symporter — translation MKLATKIIIGLIAGGIVGIILNITSPELFKQLDLYLFTPLGKIFLNLINMLVVPIVFFSITLGVAGLGDPKKLGRIGGKTIAYFLSTTAIAIVIGLVLALVIQPGNVGEFNTQNAEYKAEKAPSVADTLLNIFPKNPIEAMASGDMLQIIAFSVFVGFGIAMLGEKTAALKKVLEQGNDLMMYLVGIVMKFAPYGTFGLIATAVGSQGFDAIKAMGLYFIVVVLALVIHAFLTYGSSIMFLAKKSPIWFFKGFSPAMTVGFSTSSSNATLPVSMETAQKNLGVPKQISGFVQPLGATINMDGTAIMQGVATVFIAQVYGQNLTLTQLLTVVLTAVLASIGTAGVPGVGLIMLALVLNSVNLPVEGIALILGIDRLLDMARTTVNITGDAACAVIVAESEKKNGSLPPDQKMAGSM, via the coding sequence TCCCCCGAATTGTTCAAGCAGCTGGATCTGTATCTTTTTACTCCGCTTGGCAAAATCTTTCTTAATTTAATCAATATGCTCGTCGTGCCAATCGTCTTTTTCTCTATTACATTAGGAGTGGCCGGATTGGGTGACCCGAAAAAGCTGGGAAGAATCGGGGGTAAGACCATTGCTTATTTCCTGTCTACTACTGCGATCGCAATCGTTATCGGTCTTGTACTTGCATTGGTTATTCAGCCGGGAAATGTGGGAGAGTTTAATACACAAAACGCTGAGTATAAGGCAGAGAAGGCTCCTTCTGTAGCTGATACCCTGCTAAACATTTTCCCTAAGAACCCGATTGAGGCCATGGCAAGCGGTGATATGCTTCAAATTATTGCTTTCTCCGTCTTTGTAGGATTTGGAATTGCCATGCTTGGCGAAAAAACGGCTGCTCTAAAGAAAGTGCTGGAGCAGGGAAATGATTTAATGATGTACCTTGTAGGCATTGTTATGAAGTTCGCTCCATACGGAACATTCGGATTAATTGCGACTGCAGTTGGAAGCCAGGGGTTTGATGCAATTAAAGCGATGGGGCTATATTTCATCGTTGTCGTCCTGGCCCTTGTCATTCATGCGTTCCTCACGTATGGCTCAAGCATTATGTTTTTAGCTAAAAAGAGTCCGATTTGGTTCTTTAAGGGATTCTCTCCGGCTATGACCGTTGGATTTAGTACTTCGAGCAGTAATGCGACTCTGCCGGTGTCAATGGAGACAGCGCAAAAAAATCTGGGGGTTCCGAAACAGATCAGCGGCTTTGTCCAGCCGCTTGGCGCAACAATTAATATGGATGGCACAGCGATTATGCAAGGGGTAGCCACTGTATTTATTGCCCAGGTATACGGGCAAAACCTTACCCTCACCCAGCTGCTGACCGTTGTGCTCACAGCCGTGCTTGCGAGTATTGGGACAGCAGGTGTTCCGGGAGTAGGTTTGATTATGCTTGCTCTTGTTTTAAACTCAGTCAACTTGCCGGTAGAGGGAATTGCCCTGATTCTTGGGATCGACCGTCTTTTGGATATGGCACGTACAACCGTTAACATTACTGGTGATGCTGCTTGTGCTGTTATTGTAGCCGAGTCCGAGAAAAAGAATGGAAGCCTGCCTCCAGATCAAAAAATGGCAGGAAGTATGTAA
- a CDS encoding TrkA family potassium uptake protein: MSKQFAVFGLGRFGGSLVKEFYSLGREVLAVDQNSARVQEYSEYATHSVQANSMDEEALKQLGVRNVDHAFVSLGDDIEGSILTSLLLKELGIKEVWTKAQNDYHQRVLDKIGVNRVIHPERDMAKRIARHISSEKMIDYIELSKKHSMAELVATAKINRKTLMDLNTRAKFGCSIVGIQRNDDLIVSPHPEEMVVKGDILFVIGKNKEISRFEEEGM, encoded by the coding sequence GTGAGTAAACAATTTGCCGTTTTCGGTTTAGGGCGTTTTGGCGGAAGCCTGGTAAAAGAATTTTATAGTCTGGGGAGAGAAGTTCTCGCTGTTGATCAAAATTCAGCGAGGGTTCAAGAATACTCTGAATATGCAACCCACTCTGTTCAAGCCAATTCTATGGATGAGGAAGCCCTCAAACAGCTTGGCGTCCGGAATGTGGACCATGCTTTCGTATCCCTTGGAGACGATATCGAGGGCAGTATCTTAACCTCTCTTCTTTTGAAAGAACTTGGCATCAAAGAGGTTTGGACAAAAGCTCAAAACGATTACCATCAGCGTGTGCTGGACAAAATCGGAGTAAACCGGGTCATTCATCCGGAAAGAGATATGGCAAAGAGGATTGCCCGCCATATCAGTTCGGAAAAAATGATTGATTACATTGAGTTATCTAAAAAACATAGCATGGCCGAATTGGTCGCCACAGCTAAAATCAATCGGAAAACATTAATGGATTTGAATACACGCGCAAAATTCGGCTGCAGCATTGTAGGCATTCAGCGAAATGATGACCTGATTGTTTCTCCACACCCGGAAGAAATGGTGGTCAAAGGTGATATTTTATTTGTTATTGGGAAAAACAAAGAGATCTCCCGGTTTGAGGAGGAAGGAATGTAG
- a CDS encoding iron ABC transporter permease: MVVKSGTKKFILLIGLFLILLAVMSASVVYGYAQTNWNAAYKAFTDFDGSNEHIILTTVRLPRALIAALVGASLAMAGVIMQALTKNPLASPGVFGINAGAGFFVVIAVSVFSISSLQAFTWLSFLGAAAAAFAVYFIGSMGREGLTPVKLTLAGAAMAALFSSLTQGLLVVNEAALDQVLFWLAGSIQGRKLDSLAAVLPYLAAAFIICGFLAGKINVLTMGEDVAKGLGQKTGMVKIFAAVAVILLAGGAVAVSGPIGFIGIVIPHLARFLIGNDHRWILPYSAVLGGILLTVSDIAARYVVMPEEVPVGVMTALIGTPFFIYIARKGFDRV, encoded by the coding sequence ATGGTAGTTAAGTCTGGTACAAAAAAATTCATTCTATTAATAGGGCTGTTTCTAATCCTTCTCGCTGTCATGAGTGCAAGTGTCGTGTATGGATATGCCCAGACAAACTGGAATGCTGCTTATAAAGCTTTCACGGATTTTGACGGCTCCAATGAGCACATTATTTTAACAACCGTCAGACTCCCCAGAGCACTTATTGCTGCGCTGGTAGGAGCAAGCCTGGCTATGGCTGGAGTCATTATGCAGGCACTCACTAAAAACCCGCTCGCCTCCCCGGGAGTGTTCGGGATCAATGCCGGGGCAGGATTTTTTGTAGTAATAGCTGTATCGGTCTTTAGTATATCATCCCTGCAGGCGTTTACGTGGCTGTCGTTTCTCGGCGCCGCTGCAGCTGCTTTTGCGGTGTACTTTATCGGTTCGATGGGGCGGGAGGGACTAACCCCTGTCAAACTGACTTTGGCCGGTGCTGCGATGGCCGCGCTTTTCAGTTCACTGACCCAGGGCTTGCTCGTTGTAAATGAAGCCGCTCTTGACCAGGTTCTGTTTTGGCTTGCCGGTTCCATACAAGGAAGAAAGCTTGATTCCCTAGCTGCCGTGTTGCCTTACCTTGCTGCAGCTTTTATCATATGCGGTTTTCTTGCCGGGAAAATTAATGTACTCACAATGGGAGAAGATGTGGCAAAGGGACTCGGACAGAAAACAGGCATGGTCAAGATATTTGCCGCTGTCGCAGTCATCCTGCTTGCCGGCGGTGCAGTTGCTGTATCAGGACCCATTGGCTTTATCGGAATTGTTATCCCGCATCTTGCCCGCTTTTTGATCGGAAATGATCACCGCTGGATCTTGCCATATTCTGCAGTGCTTGGAGGCATTTTGCTGACGGTCTCTGATATAGCTGCCCGGTATGTGGTTATGCCCGAAGAAGTGCCTGTCGGGGTTATGACCGCTCTGATTGGAACCCCCTTCTTCATTTACATTGCCAGAAAGGGGTTTGACCGGGTATGA